In Nakamurella antarctica, the following are encoded in one genomic region:
- a CDS encoding serine/threonine-protein kinase has protein sequence MALTPGLLLAGRYRLNRRIAVGGMGEVWEATDRTLVRTVAVKILRPELTADPEFVERFRVEAQITASLNNPGIAAVYDYGETFSYPGGPNDTAFLVMELVSGEALSAVLARTPRIPLGRVLDMLEQSGRALQDAHARGLIHRDIKPGNILITPAGQVKITDFGIAKVAHHVPVTKSGMVMGTAHYLSPEQASGGAAGPASDVYALGVVGFECLAGYRPFTGDNPVVVATAQIRNTPPPLPSDIPTPVAQLIAQALVKDPNRRYPDGASFAAAVAVVRTGLGLPPGHFGAPANFAQHRATRTPATTAVMPAVAGRSSTNMPLPPPVPQIRQAPRPVAPVSVRAQQHTGVAVVIALLVLALVAAFTTVLYFSGPASSGTLGLASEVGTATTPGWW, from the coding sequence ATGGCTCTCACACCAGGGTTGCTGTTGGCGGGTCGCTATCGGCTCAACCGCCGGATCGCCGTCGGCGGCATGGGCGAAGTCTGGGAAGCCACGGACCGCACGCTCGTTCGTACCGTGGCCGTGAAAATTCTGCGCCCCGAACTCACTGCTGACCCAGAATTCGTCGAACGTTTCCGAGTCGAAGCGCAGATCACCGCCTCCCTTAACAACCCGGGGATCGCGGCCGTTTACGACTACGGCGAGACGTTCTCCTACCCCGGCGGCCCCAACGACACCGCTTTCCTGGTGATGGAATTAGTGAGCGGCGAAGCCTTGTCAGCGGTGCTAGCGCGAACGCCTCGAATTCCGCTGGGCAGAGTTCTGGACATGCTGGAACAGTCCGGCCGCGCCCTGCAGGACGCGCACGCGCGCGGCCTCATCCACCGCGACATCAAACCCGGGAACATCCTGATCACGCCGGCGGGCCAGGTAAAAATTACTGACTTCGGCATTGCGAAAGTGGCTCATCACGTTCCTGTCACCAAATCAGGCATGGTGATGGGGACCGCGCACTATCTCTCGCCAGAGCAAGCCAGCGGCGGCGCTGCAGGACCGGCCTCGGATGTCTATGCCCTTGGCGTTGTTGGTTTCGAATGTCTGGCTGGCTACCGACCATTTACCGGCGATAACCCCGTCGTCGTCGCCACGGCCCAAATCCGGAACACACCGCCGCCGCTTCCTTCCGACATACCGACCCCCGTGGCCCAGTTGATCGCGCAGGCGCTGGTGAAAGATCCGAACCGGCGCTACCCGGACGGAGCGAGTTTTGCCGCGGCCGTGGCAGTAGTGCGTACCGGGCTTGGCCTGCCGCCCGGGCATTTCGGCGCCCCTGCGAACTTTGCGCAGCATCGCGCCACACGCACTCCGGCGACTACTGCCGTCATGCCTGCCGTCGCGGGGCGCAGTTCCACGAACATGCCGCTGCCGCCCCCCGTGCCGCAAATCCGACAGGCACCGCGGCCGGTGGCGCCGGTCAGCGTCCGCGCCCAGCAGCACACGGGTGTCGCAGTGGTGATCGCGCTGCTCGTGCTGGCTCTGGTGGCAGCGTTTACGACGGTGCTTTATTTTTCGGGCCCTGCCAGCTCCGGAACGTTGGGGCTGGCCAGCGAGGTCGGCACCGCGACCACTCCCGGGTGGTGGTGA
- the pknB gene encoding Stk1 family PASTA domain-containing Ser/Thr kinase: protein MTAPKIFGDRYQIGETLGFGGMSEVHRGRDLRLGRDVAIKVLRADLARDPSFQTRFRREAQNAASLNHPAIVAVYDTGDSQGEGGLVSYIVMEYVDGQTLRDILRKEGPLPAKRAMEIMADVCAALDFSHRHGIVHRDVKPANIMLTKAGAVKVMDFGIARALNDSQNTMTATAAVIGTAQYLSPEQARGEAVDARSDVYATGCVLFELLTGQPPFTGDSPVAIAYQHVREDAKAPSEVNPAVPAELDAIVLKALNKNPLNRYQSAAEMRSDMVRALSGQAVHATPVMSNDERTELMRATPARVGNGAGVAAPMLAPPSRIAAVEADYVDPAAKSKRVWGFVGVGALCIAVLIAAIWVTISVANRPEPAQPARVPDCQNLTKEQAEAAIRDAGFTINPQDLTEEVDDAKVGLVVDQNPSPNTLRDTSEQVQLTIGIKRALVDVPNVVSKTKEEVEKILKDGNLTPEFSDAFGPAGSLGKAQSQDPAEGKLAPGSIVKVVIGKGPETATPPDWNTFKGKPLAEAKAAIEALGFTTAVVPRAGVEPKDTVLEVVGDPPNVAVAKGSLATIYTSDNSLFIMPNLENQTADAASQLAIQAGWTGGTAITKQDVETANPAQIGKVIQQNPATGTPFVKVGAINVQVGVEKKLTVPGGIVGIGAQAAANLLASQGFTGTFTTVDRVVADPAQVGLVVSSNPTSGSVVKFNQPFAFEVGVPPAAPATPPSGAPPTPGG, encoded by the coding sequence ATGACAGCCCCGAAGATCTTCGGTGATAGATACCAGATCGGCGAAACGCTCGGTTTCGGCGGCATGAGCGAGGTACACCGCGGTCGCGATCTGCGTCTGGGCCGGGACGTCGCCATCAAAGTCCTCCGGGCGGATTTGGCGCGAGACCCCTCTTTCCAGACGAGGTTTCGGCGTGAAGCGCAGAATGCTGCCAGCCTCAACCACCCCGCCATCGTTGCCGTCTACGACACCGGCGACTCCCAGGGCGAAGGGGGGCTCGTCTCCTACATCGTGATGGAGTACGTCGACGGTCAGACCTTGCGTGACATCTTGCGAAAGGAAGGCCCACTCCCGGCCAAGCGCGCCATGGAGATCATGGCCGATGTCTGCGCAGCCCTGGATTTCTCTCATCGCCACGGAATTGTGCATCGCGACGTCAAGCCGGCCAACATCATGTTGACCAAGGCAGGCGCCGTCAAGGTGATGGACTTCGGTATCGCGCGCGCGCTCAACGATAGTCAGAACACCATGACCGCCACAGCTGCCGTCATCGGTACGGCTCAGTACCTCTCCCCGGAGCAGGCGCGCGGCGAGGCTGTTGATGCCCGGTCCGATGTGTATGCCACCGGCTGCGTGCTGTTCGAACTGTTGACGGGCCAACCGCCGTTCACCGGCGACTCCCCCGTGGCTATTGCCTACCAGCACGTTCGCGAGGACGCCAAAGCGCCCAGCGAGGTCAACCCTGCGGTGCCGGCAGAACTCGACGCGATCGTGCTCAAAGCGCTGAACAAGAACCCCTTGAACCGCTACCAGAGCGCCGCCGAAATGCGGAGCGACATGGTGCGCGCACTTTCCGGGCAAGCCGTGCACGCCACCCCCGTGATGAGCAACGACGAACGAACCGAACTCATGCGCGCCACGCCAGCGCGGGTAGGTAACGGCGCCGGCGTAGCAGCGCCGATGCTCGCCCCGCCGTCCCGTATCGCGGCCGTGGAAGCTGACTACGTGGACCCGGCAGCAAAATCTAAGCGGGTGTGGGGCTTTGTCGGAGTCGGCGCCCTCTGTATCGCGGTGTTGATCGCTGCGATCTGGGTAACCATCAGCGTGGCCAACCGACCCGAACCCGCGCAGCCGGCAAGGGTTCCCGATTGCCAGAATCTCACCAAGGAGCAGGCGGAGGCGGCTATTCGCGACGCCGGGTTCACCATCAATCCGCAGGATTTGACCGAAGAGGTCGACGACGCCAAGGTCGGTTTGGTGGTGGACCAGAACCCCAGCCCGAACACCCTGCGCGACACCTCCGAGCAGGTTCAGCTGACCATCGGTATCAAACGTGCACTCGTCGATGTGCCGAACGTCGTCAGCAAGACCAAAGAAGAAGTGGAAAAGATCCTCAAAGACGGGAACCTGACACCGGAATTCAGTGATGCCTTCGGTCCGGCGGGCTCCCTCGGGAAGGCACAAAGTCAGGATCCTGCCGAGGGCAAACTCGCGCCCGGTTCCATCGTCAAGGTGGTCATCGGTAAGGGGCCGGAGACAGCCACCCCTCCGGACTGGAACACCTTTAAGGGCAAGCCGCTCGCGGAAGCGAAAGCAGCGATCGAAGCGCTCGGTTTCACTACAGCGGTTGTTCCTCGGGCAGGAGTCGAACCGAAGGACACTGTCCTCGAAGTTGTGGGGGACCCGCCGAACGTGGCCGTGGCCAAGGGAAGCCTGGCCACCATCTACACCTCGGACAACTCGCTGTTCATCATGCCCAACCTCGAGAACCAGACGGCGGATGCGGCAAGTCAGCTTGCGATTCAAGCGGGGTGGACAGGCGGCACCGCGATAACTAAGCAGGATGTCGAGACTGCCAACCCTGCCCAAATCGGCAAAGTCATCCAGCAAAACCCCGCCACCGGGACGCCTTTCGTCAAAGTGGGCGCCATCAACGTCCAAGTGGGGGTGGAGAAGAAGCTCACCGTGCCTGGCGGAATCGTCGGTATCGGCGCCCAGGCTGCTGCGAATCTTCTTGCCTCCCAGGGCTTCACCGGCACGTTTACCACCGTCGATAGGGTGGTCGCCGATCCAGCTCAGGTGGGCTTGGTAGTGAGCTCCAACCCCACTTCCGGGTCTGTCGTGAAGTTCAACCAACCATTTGCCTTCGAGGTCGGCGTCCCGCCAGCCGCGCCTGCGACCCCGCCCAGCGGCGCACCGCCCACCCCGGGAGGCTGA
- a CDS encoding SdrD B-like domain-containing protein encodes MCLAAASLQLVAAPTASANELQVQIQKLTDGTAPFEDWCNDGSDGVDVPCVAGNNVQEPGDDLNANNGFVRTGDSVQYSVDYSFNPPFTGGDNLLTVSLSNGALVEKSFAMSTDPVSGICKGGLTFLTPRTGFTCNLGPLTVATTGTVQMPAFIPVSMGDGISFTATASVTNLGSATSSQTSAPVTTSAAPRWDLIKDIPVQPTFAAATETLPAGYDVLYTIGLRAADADTRGNSALTSPVTTSDIFTTSSTMVESCSIVNSSLFNAPQVASAATLNWDYQVRDANATCVQANPGAPITLTFSPDFDRPAAPPTKDVYGQNLTAGHLGYYALAQVLLRVPATDVDAATAPAGDGIGTMYFGNAVGTTTAGTCTTPNPGSPWLAGSGVNNWDPADTGGKSNFGNGAESTLNNGVCTQLDLRVNGRYYKTETRGLGVALGSKFQSRIGLINQGGADYPAGVQLCDKWENDKFTLARPSGSSSNVFGVPFSSNPLQFQNNVSYNGTYVAEYGIGPWGTHRTVATDSEEYKSQSSNDCSAPAPMPGDADGWVTAADVDFTNSGLGVVNAKDLNMSRITLLQPVPPGKNAGFTFVWEPLTGPNGQQMRNYAAFSDTVGGPTLTPCTNYPDCTVPLAYTTSAGFNSSWWTLIRGAVFVGKSNDDGAGTTYGVGDNVPWTVTVQSQPAESSGYLFEDGAGAGSTSDVTATDTLPLGFTYVPGSAKFQTPLSYPAAPATAEPTLAFDATGHQTMTWKLGDMPWTKRAVISYKAQIGGAVATGSYTNYVSVNSPDRAGLPIQTPDEIGGYSNNYTLSANTVDVNGSNQAVISKAALTPLLDAGDVATYKLDFANNSATDLNSFDAIDILPYAGDTRGSVVTPGSLTLKNITPSSKGEVAWVSTTAPGALDALDGATLDGRVDPASAAALGSTQWPCTFAAVAASTCPGVTLSAVTALRFVGNSTNPAFLPAKSGNFSILLNFQTTAAAKPGDIYKNSWEARFGDIALPVFFSAQIQPQIRQVAIGDFVFLDTNYNGVADAGEPGVPGVAVQIYAAGKVPGTDSPAGSAITGSDGRWFVKGLAPGSYFVFLPSINFANGGPLAGKKAAPAGVADPSNGSDEGKDHQATGVNPALNGVKSGVVSLLTGGSPLGQTSPNKTDLPDRDVNLTVDFGFVGASSITIDKTVGATGGPYSDSYSVGLSGLVQWKLVVTNSGQQTLTSIKLTDATLQACVVAQVIPAALDPGASFTFLCPESISAGYVNTATVTAIDLEKNTVTDDDPAQVTVTPPTTTPPTTTPPTTTPPTTTPPTTTPPTTSTQTPTSSTTPSPPMSASTTSPTSSTAPKLDGGGNNTSSLAVAGGAANGKPPAPTKYLPETGSHTDTLLPWALLLMGLGAGTLLVARRRA; translated from the coding sequence ATGTGCCTAGCTGCAGCGAGCCTGCAATTAGTCGCGGCTCCCACAGCAAGCGCCAACGAGCTTCAGGTACAGATTCAAAAACTCACCGACGGCACCGCGCCTTTTGAAGATTGGTGCAACGACGGCTCTGATGGCGTCGATGTTCCCTGTGTGGCAGGAAACAACGTCCAGGAGCCGGGTGATGACCTTAACGCCAACAACGGGTTTGTCCGCACCGGCGATTCGGTTCAATACAGCGTTGACTACTCTTTTAACCCGCCGTTCACCGGAGGTGACAATTTACTAACGGTGTCTTTATCTAACGGCGCATTGGTCGAAAAATCCTTCGCGATGTCAACGGACCCCGTCAGCGGCATCTGCAAAGGCGGCCTAACTTTCCTCACGCCGAGAACCGGATTTACCTGTAATTTAGGGCCGTTGACCGTAGCGACCACGGGCACCGTTCAAATGCCCGCGTTTATTCCAGTCTCCATGGGTGACGGTATTAGTTTCACCGCAACAGCGTCAGTGACCAATCTTGGCAGCGCGACATCTTCGCAAACTTCAGCGCCGGTGACTACATCAGCTGCTCCCCGCTGGGACTTAATTAAAGACATACCTGTCCAGCCCACCTTCGCCGCAGCGACGGAGACCTTGCCCGCCGGCTACGACGTCCTCTACACGATCGGTTTGAGGGCCGCCGACGCTGACACCAGAGGCAATTCGGCGCTGACCTCGCCGGTGACCACCAGCGACATTTTCACTACTTCCAGCACGATGGTCGAAAGTTGCAGCATCGTAAACAGCTCGCTGTTCAACGCGCCGCAGGTGGCGTCGGCGGCCACCCTCAATTGGGATTATCAAGTGCGGGATGCGAATGCAACGTGTGTTCAGGCGAACCCTGGCGCCCCCATCACTTTGACTTTCAGCCCCGATTTCGATAGGCCAGCCGCTCCGCCCACCAAAGACGTTTATGGCCAGAACCTGACCGCCGGTCACCTTGGGTATTACGCACTTGCGCAAGTGCTGCTCCGGGTTCCAGCAACTGATGTCGACGCGGCCACCGCCCCCGCCGGCGACGGAATCGGCACAATGTACTTCGGCAACGCAGTAGGAACCACCACCGCTGGAACCTGCACAACGCCCAACCCAGGATCACCATGGCTAGCCGGAAGTGGAGTAAACAATTGGGATCCGGCCGACACCGGGGGTAAGTCGAACTTCGGCAACGGCGCTGAGAGCACACTCAACAACGGGGTCTGCACCCAGCTTGACCTCAGAGTCAACGGTCGATACTACAAAACCGAAACTCGCGGGCTCGGCGTTGCGCTGGGTTCGAAATTTCAGAGCAGAATAGGGCTTATCAATCAAGGCGGCGCGGACTATCCGGCCGGCGTTCAGCTATGCGACAAATGGGAGAACGACAAATTTACCTTGGCTCGACCGAGCGGCTCATCTTCTAACGTTTTCGGTGTCCCCTTTTCTTCGAACCCACTCCAGTTTCAAAATAACGTTTCTTATAACGGGACCTATGTTGCAGAGTATGGAATTGGGCCTTGGGGAACTCATCGCACTGTCGCGACTGACAGCGAAGAATACAAAAGCCAATCCTCGAACGACTGCAGTGCCCCAGCTCCGATGCCAGGTGATGCAGACGGCTGGGTAACTGCCGCTGACGTCGACTTCACGAACTCAGGTCTAGGCGTTGTTAACGCCAAGGACCTCAACATGTCGCGGATTACCCTGCTGCAACCCGTGCCACCAGGGAAAAACGCCGGGTTCACATTCGTTTGGGAGCCACTAACCGGACCCAATGGCCAACAAATGCGCAACTACGCCGCATTCTCCGACACCGTCGGGGGCCCGACCCTGACGCCATGCACGAATTACCCAGATTGCACCGTACCGCTGGCATACACAACAAGTGCTGGCTTCAATTCTTCTTGGTGGACTTTAATTCGGGGCGCAGTCTTCGTCGGAAAGTCCAATGATGACGGCGCTGGGACTACTTACGGGGTAGGCGATAACGTCCCTTGGACTGTGACAGTCCAATCCCAGCCAGCGGAGTCGTCCGGGTACCTTTTCGAAGATGGCGCAGGCGCAGGCAGCACCAGTGACGTGACTGCCACAGACACATTGCCGCTGGGTTTCACTTATGTTCCCGGCAGCGCGAAATTTCAGACACCCCTGTCCTACCCCGCAGCACCAGCGACCGCAGAGCCGACTCTCGCCTTCGATGCGACAGGCCACCAAACTATGACGTGGAAGCTTGGCGATATGCCGTGGACGAAGAGAGCGGTTATCTCCTATAAAGCACAAATTGGCGGAGCAGTAGCAACTGGGAGCTACACAAATTATGTTTCCGTCAACTCGCCAGATAGGGCAGGACTTCCAATCCAAACCCCAGACGAAATCGGGGGATACAGCAATAATTACACCCTGTCAGCCAATACTGTCGACGTAAATGGCAGCAACCAAGCCGTGATTTCTAAAGCGGCCCTCACCCCGCTGCTTGATGCTGGCGACGTTGCAACCTACAAACTGGATTTCGCCAACAACTCCGCAACCGACCTGAACAGCTTCGACGCCATCGATATCCTTCCCTACGCTGGTGACACGCGGGGCAGCGTCGTTACCCCTGGAAGTCTCACTCTCAAAAACATCACACCTTCATCAAAAGGCGAGGTGGCGTGGGTTTCGACCACTGCGCCCGGCGCCCTGGACGCACTCGACGGCGCCACCCTCGACGGCCGGGTAGACCCCGCTTCTGCGGCCGCACTAGGTTCGACACAATGGCCGTGCACGTTCGCAGCTGTGGCGGCCTCAACCTGCCCCGGCGTCACTCTATCGGCGGTCACAGCTTTGCGCTTTGTGGGCAACAGCACCAACCCAGCTTTTCTGCCCGCAAAATCCGGAAACTTCAGCATTCTGCTGAACTTCCAAACCACGGCAGCCGCGAAGCCTGGGGACATTTACAAAAATTCTTGGGAAGCCCGATTCGGCGACATTGCTCTGCCGGTATTCTTCAGCGCCCAAATTCAGCCACAAATCCGACAGGTAGCCATCGGCGATTTCGTCTTTCTGGACACGAACTACAACGGGGTCGCTGATGCCGGCGAACCAGGAGTTCCGGGCGTCGCCGTCCAGATCTATGCCGCAGGAAAGGTGCCAGGTACTGATTCCCCCGCCGGCAGCGCAATCACTGGCAGCGATGGCCGCTGGTTCGTCAAGGGATTAGCCCCCGGCTCCTACTTCGTTTTCTTACCCTCCATTAATTTCGCAAATGGTGGACCGTTAGCGGGTAAAAAGGCCGCCCCCGCCGGCGTCGCCGATCCCAGCAACGGATCCGATGAAGGAAAAGATCATCAGGCCACCGGCGTCAACCCGGCGCTCAACGGCGTGAAGTCCGGTGTCGTCAGCTTGCTGACTGGGGGTTCACCCTTGGGGCAAACATCACCCAACAAGACAGATTTACCCGACAGGGATGTTAATCTGACGGTTGACTTCGGATTCGTTGGAGCCTCCAGCATTACGATCGACAAAACTGTTGGCGCTACCGGCGGACCATATAGCGATTCCTACTCCGTCGGCTTGAGCGGTCTCGTGCAATGGAAACTGGTAGTCACCAACAGCGGGCAGCAGACTTTGACATCGATCAAGCTCACTGATGCGACTCTGCAGGCATGCGTCGTCGCTCAGGTGATACCCGCTGCGCTCGATCCTGGAGCCTCGTTCACTTTCCTGTGCCCAGAATCAATCTCAGCCGGTTACGTCAATACAGCGACCGTCACGGCGATCGATTTGGAAAAGAACACGGTTACCGACGACGATCCCGCCCAGGTCACGGTAACGCCGCCCACAACCACGCCGCCCACAACCACGCCGCCCACAACCACGCCGCCCACAACCACCCCGCCCACAACCACCCCGCCCACTACTTCAACCCAAACACCAACTTCGTCGACGACACCGTCGCCGCCAATGAGCGCTTCCACAACGTCTCCCACCTCATCTACCGCACCAAAGTTAGACGGAGGCGGCAATAACACGAGCTCACTTGCAGTCGCGGGGGGTGCTGCCAACGGCAAACCACCGGCTCCAACGAAATACTTGCCCGAAACGGGAAGCCACACCGACACATTGTTGCCTTGGGCGCTGCTGTTGATGGGCTTAGGCGCTGGCACGCTACTCGTTGCTCGACGCCGCGCCTGA
- a CDS encoding S1C family serine protease: MSENNFPPAQSDHTSSSSSTPSDRTFGAGESSAGQSSADEFRSPEHGSPEHGSPEHGSPVHGSPVHGSPVHGSPTPVFEPDHTEPHGPSAVAGNLGGLRLDQPDGAIPEIGDADAMVVYPTSPSPISSPAYPAQVRFDSQTGPIGQQFDPPVQGRPSYGAAYPTPSNPVESEQWAPAPGSTPGSATSAYGSHPSPGADAGYGPQGYNPQSRGSQGYQPSVRDGAAPSSYNPSPYDAPGNSGGYHPADRSAAGYYPAAYNTARHPATGYNTQTAYVRPQDGDPRITSGQRAVGAGSFPSSGSYSGQTSGPQHISAGTPQQPPVAGKKRLSAALVGAALIIAFGAGIGGGYLGAGMSGNNSAAPADTSLTQLSSAETASSTAPAGSVEQVAATVLPSVVSVIATSQTSGGEGSGVILTKDGYILTNNHVVAGATDLTVRFNGGTTGTATVVGTDPTSDLAVIKVADVTGLTPASLGTSGNLTVGEPVVAIGSPLGLSATVTTGIVSALNRPVRTAAESGGPQQQQQLPGQRGQSTAASSDTVLNAIQTDAAINPGNSGGPLVDMSGKIIGINSAIASLSTDSQSQSGFIGVGFAIPIDSATRVANEIIKTGSATHAVLGASVSDAAASKLVSTGAQISKLTAAGPAETAGLQVGDVITKVNGIPTESSDALVATIRSAAPGAKIDVTLLRGTATETITVTLGTSSAS, translated from the coding sequence ATGAGCGAGAACAACTTCCCCCCAGCGCAGTCCGACCACACCTCGTCCTCGAGCAGCACGCCGTCTGATCGCACATTCGGCGCCGGGGAGTCTAGCGCCGGCCAGTCCAGTGCCGACGAGTTTCGCAGCCCAGAACATGGCAGCCCAGAACATGGCAGCCCAGAACATGGCAGCCCGGTACATGGCAGCCCGGTACATGGCAGCCCGGTACATGGCAGCCCGACTCCCGTCTTCGAACCGGATCACACCGAACCACACGGCCCAAGTGCGGTTGCCGGGAACTTAGGGGGTCTGCGGCTCGATCAGCCCGACGGCGCGATCCCCGAGATCGGCGACGCTGACGCGATGGTTGTTTATCCCACTTCTCCGTCACCTATTTCGTCACCGGCGTATCCCGCGCAAGTTCGCTTCGACAGCCAAACGGGCCCTATCGGTCAGCAGTTCGATCCCCCGGTGCAAGGTCGCCCGTCTTACGGCGCCGCCTACCCCACCCCGTCGAACCCGGTCGAGTCCGAGCAGTGGGCACCCGCCCCAGGTTCGACCCCTGGCAGCGCCACTTCGGCCTACGGCTCCCACCCCTCTCCCGGGGCAGATGCGGGCTATGGCCCGCAGGGATATAACCCACAGAGCCGCGGCTCGCAGGGATACCAGCCGTCCGTCCGAGATGGAGCCGCCCCATCCTCCTATAACCCTTCTCCCTATGACGCGCCCGGTAATTCCGGTGGCTATCACCCCGCGGACCGCAGCGCCGCTGGCTACTACCCTGCGGCCTACAACACTGCTCGCCATCCCGCTACCGGTTACAACACCCAGACCGCCTACGTGCGACCGCAGGATGGGGACCCCCGCATCACCAGCGGGCAGCGCGCCGTGGGCGCAGGCTCGTTCCCGTCCTCGGGGTCCTACTCGGGACAGACCTCCGGGCCCCAGCACATCAGCGCCGGAACGCCTCAACAGCCCCCGGTAGCGGGTAAAAAGCGCCTATCAGCAGCCTTGGTCGGTGCAGCGCTGATAATCGCATTCGGCGCAGGGATCGGCGGCGGCTATCTGGGTGCTGGCATGTCCGGAAACAACTCCGCCGCGCCCGCTGATACCTCTCTCACCCAGCTCTCGTCGGCAGAAACGGCGAGCTCGACGGCGCCCGCCGGCAGTGTCGAGCAGGTTGCTGCGACCGTCCTTCCGAGCGTTGTTTCGGTTATTGCCACGTCACAAACGTCAGGAGGCGAAGGCTCCGGCGTCATCCTTACCAAGGATGGCTACATCCTCACCAACAACCATGTTGTTGCCGGAGCTACCGATCTGACAGTGCGGTTCAACGGTGGCACCACCGGTACCGCCACAGTGGTGGGCACCGATCCGACCAGCGACCTCGCTGTGATCAAGGTTGCTGACGTCACCGGATTAACGCCGGCGTCGTTGGGAACTTCCGGAAACTTGACCGTCGGGGAACCGGTGGTCGCCATCGGTTCTCCCCTAGGCCTTTCTGCCACCGTCACCACGGGCATCGTCTCCGCACTCAACCGGCCGGTGCGCACCGCGGCCGAGAGCGGTGGACCGCAGCAACAGCAGCAGCTACCCGGACAGCGCGGCCAATCGACTGCCGCGTCCAGCGATACCGTATTGAACGCGATTCAGACCGACGCTGCCATCAACCCCGGCAATTCTGGCGGGCCGCTGGTAGACATGTCCGGCAAAATCATCGGAATCAACTCCGCCATCGCCTCGCTGTCGACAGATTCGCAGAGCCAGTCCGGCTTTATCGGCGTCGGTTTCGCGATTCCGATCGACTCTGCCACCCGCGTCGCGAACGAGATCATCAAGACCGGCTCGGCAACCCATGCCGTACTCGGCGCCTCTGTTTCGGATGCCGCTGCTAGCAAGCTTGTGTCCACGGGAGCTCAGATCAGCAAGCTGACGGCCGCCGGGCCGGCGGAAACCGCTGGCCTGCAGGTGGGAGATGTGATCACCAAGGTTAACGGGATTCCCACCGAGTCCTCAGATGCGTTGGTCGCCACCATCCGCTCCGCCGCGCCCGGCGCGAAGATCGACGTCACCCTGCTACGCGGCACGGCTACCGAGACCATCACCGTCACGCTCGGGACATCATCTGCCTCCTAG